In Lapillicoccus jejuensis, the DNA window CGGCTCGCCGTGAGCGTGGGCACCATCGACCCCACGGGTTACTGGAACCCGAGGCCGAGCGGCACCACGGTGACGGTCACGGCGGTGTACCTGACGCTCGAGACGCAGTCGCCGAGGAACGACCGGCCGACCCATGGCGAGGAGTCCGCGTTCCTCGCCGGCTACGTCGCGGACAACACCGTGCCGGTGGCGGTGGACGGGCCCGGGACCTTCGCGGTGCCGGTCCCGCGCGGCTGACGGGGAAGTGCCTCGTGGCCGGCGTCCGTGAGGTCGTCGACGCCCCGCCGGCACCGGGGTCCAGTCCGGCGTCGTCGGCGCGGCGACCATGGTCATCCAGCACGTGCTGTCCGCCGACCGGGTCGACCTCGCGATCGCCCAGCGCACCTCGGCCGCCTCGTAGGAGCCGGTCAGCCGCGGCCGGCGGGCAGGTCGACGCACACGGTCGTGCCGACGCCCGGCGTGCTGTGCACCTCGAGGGAGCCGGCCATCGCCTCCGTGAGCCCGCGGGCCAGCGGCAGGCCGAGCCCGACCCCGCCGTCCGCGTCGCGGCCCAGGCGGTCGAAGGGGACGAAGAGCCGCCCGAGGTGCTCGCGGGCGATCCCGGGACCGTTGTCGCGCACGGTGATCCGCACCTGCCCCTCGTCGACGCTCCAGCCGACGAGCACCCGTCCCCCCGGGCGGTGGTAGCGCAGCGCGTTGGTGACGAGGTTGAGCAGGATCTGCCGGACCCGGCGCTCGTCGGCGTGGACGAGCACCGTCGTCGTCATCGGGGCGGTGTGCAGGGTGACCCGCTCGGCCGCGGCCAGCGGCGCGACCATGGCCAGGACGTCGGCGACGACCGGCTCGACGGGGACGTCGCGCAGCGACAGGGGCAGCGAGCGGGTCTCGATGCGGGACACGTCGAGGACGTCGGCGACCATCGTGAGGATGTGCTCGGCGGCCCCGCCGATGTGCCGCAGGGCCTCCGCCCGCCGGTCCGGGGGCAGGTCGAGGGTGGCCAGCAGCTCGGTGAACCCGGTGATCGCCTGCAGGGGCGTGCGCAGCTCGTGCCCGAGGGCCGTGACGAAGTCGGTCTTGGCGCGGTTCGCGGACTCCGCGGCGGCGGCGGCCACCTCCGCCTCGGCCCGTGCGCGGCGCTCGCGCTCGGCGGCCCGCGCCGCGGTGACGTCGAGGACGTTGACCGACAGGGCCCGTGGCAGGCCCCGGGCGTCCATGATCGGTGAGGCGGCGACGACGAGGTCGAGCGGGCCGCCGCCCGGGGACCCGGCCGTGGCGTCGTACTCCTCGTGCCGGGCGCCGCGACGGCGGGGGGCGAGCGGCACGACGACGTCGTCGAGGGCCGCACCGACGAGCTCGTCCTCGGGACGCCCCAGCAGCGCCACGAGGGCGTGGTTGACCCGCGTGACCTCGCCCTGCGGCGTGGTGAGGGCCATGCCGACCGCGTTGTCCTCGAAGGCGCGGCGGAAGCGCTCCTCGCTGACGGCCAGCGCCCCGACGACCGCGTCGTGGTCGATGGCCACCGACGCGAGGTGCGTGAGCCGGGCGACGAGCAGCTCCTCGCGCGCCGACGGGAGGTGGGGCTCGTGGTGGTAGACGGCGAAGGTGCCGCAGACGCCGTCGCGCCCGCGGATGGGCGTGGACCAGCAGGCCCGCAGCCCGGCCGCGTCGGCGAGCGAGCGGTAGCGGGCCCAGCGCGGGTCGGACCGGATGTCGTCGGCGACGACCGGGAGGCCGGTGTGCGCGGCGGTGCCGCACGACCCGGCGTCGGGGCCGATCGCCATCCCGTCGATGTGCGCGGAGTAGTCGGTGGGCAGCGTGGGTGCGGCGCCGTGCCGCAGCGTGCCGGCGACCCGGTCGAGGAGCAGCACCGAGCAGTGGCTTCCCGGGACGAGGTCCTCGTACGTCGTCGCGACGTCGGTGAGGACGCCGACGAGGGGCCCGCCGACGGCGATCCGCTCGAGGATGCCGGTCTGCCGGGTGAGCAGCGCGACGGCGTCCTCCTGCGCGAGGGGCAGGTCGAGGGCGGTCACGGGCCGGACCGGTATCCCACACCGCGCACGGTGACGAGGTGGCCGGGTCCGAGCTTGTGCCGCAGCCGGTGCACGTGCTCGGTCACCGTGGCCTCGCTCTGCCAGCCGTGCGAGCTGGCCCAGACGTGCTCGAGGAGCTGGGCCCGGGTGAAGACCTGACGGGGATGGGCGTGCAGGAACGCGACGAGGTCGAACTCCTTGGCGGTCAACGGCACCGGCTCGCCGTCCACCTCGACCTCCCGGGTCCCGTGGTCGATGCGCAGCCGCGCCGCGCCACCGCCCGTCGCCGGGGGCCGCGGGGCCTGTCCGTCCGTCGCCCCACGGCCGGAGGGGTCCCTCCCGACGGTGCGCCGCAGCACGGAGCGGACCCGGGCGGCGAGCTCGCCCGGAGAGAACGGCTTGACGAGGTAGTCGTCGGCGCCGAGGTCGAGCCCGGTGATCCGGTCGCCCTCGCCGTCCCGACCGGACAGCACGACCACGGGGGTGACGTCGCCCGCGGCGCGCAGCCGGCGCAGGAGGTCGAGACCCGAGAGGCCCGGCAGCGACAGGTCGAGGACGACGAGGTCGGGACGGTGCCGTTCGATCCCGGCCCAGGCGGCGTACCCGTCGGCGGCCTCGTGGACGTCGTACCCCTCGGCCTCGAGCTGCCAGCACACGACCGTGCGGACGCGCGCGTCGTCGTCGACGACGAGGAGCGACGCCGCACCACGCATGCACGGACGGTACCCGCCGTCCCTGGGTGGGGCGAGGCGTTCGAGCGGAACGGCGCCGTCCGCTCAGGGGAAGCGCGCGCGGGCCGCCTCCGCCGGGGGGCCGTCGGGGGACAGGAGGAGGACCGCGTCGTCGACGCCGGCGGCGTCGTACCGGCGCAGCGTGGGGCCGAGCGCCGCGAGGTCGTCGTCGTCGCGGACGGGGACGGCGCACACGACGGCGCGCCGCCCACCGGCGGCCCGGAAGCGCTCGTGCGCGGCCAGGATCTCGTCGGGGGTGGTGCGGTAGCCCGAGGCCAGCCACCCCTCGAAGTCGCGGGCCGCGCGCTCGACGTTGCGGCCCCACGAGCCGAGCAGCATCGCGGGTCGGCCCCCCGGACGAGGCGCCACCCGCGCCGCACCGTCCCCGCCCTCCTCGAGCAGGGTGCGCAGCCGGGCCGCGCGCTCGCGGAAGACGGCGAACCGCGTGCCGTACGACGCGTCGAGGGCCGCGTAGTCGTCGGCCGTCGAGCCGGGGCTCACCCCGAGCACGAGGCGTTCGCCGCACAGGGAGCGCAGGGTGAGGACACGGTGCGCGACGTCGACCGGGTGCAGCAGCGGGAGCTGCACCGTCGCCGTACCGAGCTCGACGTCCTGCGTCACCGCCGCGGCGGCGGCGAGCACCGTGAACGGGTCGGGCACGAGGGGGCCGCGGCCCACGACGTGCGGCGCCCAGAGCGACTCGAACCCGGCGGCGGCGAGCCGCCGGGCCCAGCGCACGACGTCGTACGGCGCCGCGTCGTCGAGGTGGACGAGGGTCGCGCCGAGGCGCACGGGTCCGCCCTCAGCCGTCCCGGCCGAGGCGCTCGGCCGCGAACCGCTGGTACCAGTACAGGGTCTCGGGGTCGTCGACCGAGGCGACGTTCGCGGCCTTCTCCAGGGGCGTGCCCCGCATGAGCTTCTTGACCGGCACCTCGAGCTTCTTCCCGCTGAGGGTGTGCGGGACCGCCGGCGCCCGGAGGATCTCGTCCGGGACGTGCCGCGGCGTGAGCCGGGTGCGCAGCGTGGTGACGATCCTCGCGCGCAGCTCGTCGTCGAGCTCGTGGCCGTCGGCCGGGACCACGAACAGCCCCAGCCAGTACCCGTCGTCGGGTTGCTCGACCCCGATGACGAGGGCCTCGGCGATCTCCGGGAGCGTCGCCAGCACGTCGTAGAAGTCGCTGCTGCCGAGCCGCACCCCCTGGCGGTTGAGGGTCGAGTCCGAGCGGCCGTGGACGGACACGCTGCCGTCGTCGTGGAAGGTCACCCAGTCACCGTGCCGCCAGACCCCGGGCCAGGTGTCGAAGTACGACTCGGCGTAGCGGTGGCCGTCCGGGTCGTCGACGAGGTGCACGGGCATCGACGGCATCGGCTGGGTGACGACGAGGTCGCCGACCTCCTCCACGACGGATCGGCCGTCGTCGTCCCACGCGGCGGCGTCGACCCCCGCCAGCCGGCCGCCGATCCGGCCGGGACGCACGACGGAGTACTCGTTCGCGCCCACGAAGGCCCCGGAGATGTCGGTGCCACCGCTCGTGGAGTCGATGCGCAGGTCGGGGCTCACGTGCTCGGCGACCCAGTGGTAGCCGGCCGTCGGCAGGGCCGACCCACTGACCATGAGGTGCCGCAGCCGGCCGAGGTCCCATGCCTCGCGCGGGGACACGCCCGAGGCCTGCGACGCGGTGACGACCGCCGCGCCGAGCAGCACGACGTCGGCGCTAGTGCGGGCCGCCACCTCCCACACCGCGCCCGGCGGGAAGCCCGGGCTGCCCTCGTACAGCACGATGCTCGCGCCCTGGGTCAGCGCGCCGAGCTGCATGTTCCACAGCGCCCACCCCGTGGAGGTGAAGGTGAACATCCGCTCGCCGGGCCGCAGCCCGCAGTAGAGACCCGCCCACTTGCTGCCCTCGAGGGCGATGCCGCCGTGCGAGTGGACCAGGCCCTTGGGGCGGCCCGTCGTCCCCGACGTGAAGAGCACCCACAGGGGGTGCGAGAACTCGACCTGCTCGAAGACCGGGTCGGTCCCCTCGCGGACGAGGTCCTCCCACGGGACCGCGCCGTCCGGGCCGGTGCGGTCCGGGAAGGCCACGGGGACGTGGACGGTGCGGCGCAGGGTCGGCAGGGCGGCCCGCAGCTCGGCGACGACGTCGGCGCGGTCGACCGTGCGGCCGTTCCAGTGGTAGCCGTCGGCGGCGAGCAGGACGACCGGCTCGAGCTGGGCGAGCCGGGCGATCGTGCCGTCGGCGCCGAAGTCCGGCGAGCAGCAGGACCACACGGCCCCGACCGCGGCCGCCGCCAGGACCCCGACCACGGCGTGCTCGGTGTTGGGCAGGTACGCCGCCACCGTCTCACCGGGCCGCACGCCGGCCGCGCGCAGCCAGGCGGCGAGGGCACCCACCCGGCGGCGCAGGTCGCCGTACGTGATCTCGTGCGCCGGGTCGCCGCCCTCGCGGGCGACGACGAGCGCGGTCGCGTCGTCGTCCCCGCGGCGCAGGGCGTGCTCGGCCCAGCTGAGCCGGCCACCGGTGAACCACCGCGTGCGCGGCATCGGGTCGTCGGTGCGCACCTGCTCCCACGGCGTGGAGAACCGCACGTCGAAGTGGTCGACGATGCTCAGCCAGAACCGGTCGAGGTCCTCGACGGACCAGGCCCACAGGTCGTCGTGGTCGGCGAAGGGCCGTCCCTCGCGCTCCTGCAGCCGGTCGAGGTAGGCGCGCAGCGCCGACCCCTGGATGCGCTCCGCCGAGGGGCGCCACAGGACGTCGCTGTCGTCGCGGCTGTCGCTGCCGTCGCTGGCCATGGCCCGACCGTACGGCGCCCCGGCCCCGCGCGGACAGGCGGGCGGGCGCCGTTGAGACTCCGTTGAGGGAGGGGGGTGGCTGCGTTGAGGAACGTTGTCGACGCTGGGCCCGACCGGGCGTCGACGACGCCGCCCGCCGCTCGTCAGACCCGAAGGAGCCGACGATGAAGCTCGCTCTCTACCTGCCGAACTTCCGCGACCACGTGACGATCAAGGAGCTCGAGGACCTCACGGCCCTCGCGGAGGAGCTCGACTTCGACTCGGTGTGGACCCTGGACCGGATCATCGTCCCGGAGGCCTCGGACCGCGGGGAGATGCAGTTCCCGTTCGGGATGATGATGGACTTCCCGCCGCAGATGCCCGTCATCGCCAAGGGCAAGTGGTTCCAGGGCATGCCGCTCATCCCGTGGCTGGCCGCCAAGACGCAGAAGGTGCGGATCGGGATGAGCATCATCGACACCCCGTACCGCTCCCCGGGGGTGCTGGCCGCCGAGCTCGCGACCCAGGACCACCTCTCCGACGGCCGGCTCAACGTGGGCGTGGGGTCGGGCTGGATGCCCGAGGAGTTCGCCGCGGCGAGCGTCCCGCACCTCTTCCCCCGTCGTCACGGTCACGTGCGCGAGACGATCGAGATCATGCAGGGCATCTGGGAGAACGAGCTCTTCGAGTACCACGGCGAGTTCGCCGACTTCGAGCTCTCCGGCTTCGGTCACCAGCCGCTGCAGAAGCCCGGTCCGCCGATCTACTTCTCGGGGTTGAAGGACCCGGCCCGTTCGGCGAAGCGGATCGCCAGGTACGGCCTGCAGGGCTGGATCGGCATCCAGGACTCGCCCGAGGACATCGCCCGGTGGAAGGGCGCGATGAAGGAGGAGCTGGAGAAGATCGGCAAGGACTTCCCCGACGGCTTCGACATGTGCTCGATGATCTGGTTCACCATCACCGACGAGGACGTCGACCAGACCCCGGCCGGCAAGGGCAGCAACCTGCTCGTCGGCAGCGCCCGGCAGATCGAGGACATCCTCAAGCGCTACCAGGAGGCGGGGATGACGATGCCGCTGCTGTGGCCCCCGTTCCGCGACGTGCCGACGAGCAAGACCCTCGACGACCTCAAGCGGCTGGTCGAGGAGATCATGCCCAAGGTGAACGCCGAGGCCTGAGCGTGAGGCTGCCCGAGGGCGAGGCGCGCGAGCGCCTCGCCCGCGAGGTCCACGGGGTCCTGGTCACCCTCCACCCGGAGCGGGGTCCGGACCCGCAGCCGGTCGTCTTCGCGGTCACCGAGCAGGACGGCGCGGCGTTCGTCGGCGTCCCGATCGACAAGGTCAAGCCGAAGCGGTCGTCGCGGCTGCGGCGCGAGGACAACCTCGAGGCCGACCCGCGCGGGTCGCTCCTCGTCGAGCACTGGGAGACCGACGACTGGTCGCGGCTGTGGTGGGTGCGAGCTCAGCTCGAGCACGTCCCCGACCCCGCGGAGCCGGTCGTCGAGGACCTGGCCGACCGGTTGGCCGGCGCGGTGCCCCAGTACGCCGACAAACCGTTCCACCGGGTGCTCGTGTGCCGCGTCGTCGGGATCACCGGCTGGGCGGCGTCCGAGGACGCCTGACCCGTCTCTTCGTCATCATCTTCCCAGGACGCGTCAGGTGCGTTCCCCTGGCTCGCTGAGCGACGGCTGGTCAGGGGCCGCCCCGGCGGCGGCCTCACGCGGCGGTGGCCGCCCCTGGGAGGTAGCGGGCGACGAAGTCGTCGTACGTCGTGGGGCGGCCGACGTCGTAGCCCTGGGCGAGGTCGACGCCCTCCGCGCCGACGATCTCGAGGATCGCGGGCTCGGCGACGAACTCGGCGACGGTCTGCTTGCCCAGGTCGCGGGCGATCCCGACGATCGAGCGCAGGATGGTGCGGTCGATCCCGGAGCGGTGGCAGTTCGCGACGAACTCGCCGTCGATCTTCACGTAGTCGAAGACGAGGTGCTTGAGGTAGTAGAAGGACCCGAAGCCCGCGCCGAAGTCGTCGAGCGCGAAGCGGCAGCCGAGCGCGGTCATCCGGTCGGCGAACTCACGCGCCCGCTCGACGTCGGCGACGGCGGCGGTCTCGGTGATCTCGAGGATGAGTGCGGAGGGCTCGACGTCGTGACGGCGCAGCCCCTCGACGAGCGCCCGCTCGACGCGGTCGTCGCCGATGGAGTGGCCGGACAGGTTGACCTCGAGGCGGAAGAGCGGGTCGAGGCGCCGCAGCGAGGCGAGCAGGCCGAGCGCCCGCTCGACGACCCAGGTGTCGAGGGCGGGCATGAGCCCGGACTGCTCCGCCACGTCGAGGAACCGGCCGGGCGGGACCAGCTCGTCGGCGTCCGCGAGCCGCAGCAGCACCTCGGCGGAGTGGATCTCGCCGGAGCGCAGGTCGAGGATCGGCTGCAGGTGCAGCTCGAAGGCGCCGTCCTCCAGCGCGTCCTCGATGCGTCGTTTCCACGCCATCCGCGCTCCGGTCCGCGGCTGCCGGCGGGCGTCCTCGTCGAGGACGACCACCCCGTCCCGGCCGGCGTCCTTGGCGTCGTACATCGTCATGTCGGCGAGGGCGAGGATGTCGACGTCGTGGTCGTGGGCCGCCCGCACCGTGACGACGCCGACGCTCGCCGTGACCCGGCGCCGGCTGCCCTCGAGGGTCGCCGCGTGCTCGCGCACCCGGTCGACGATGGAGTGGGCGACGGCCTCGGCCGCGACGCGGTCGGCGTCGACGAGCAGGACGGCGAACTCGTCGCCCCCGAGCCGGGCGACGACGTCGGTGCTGCGCACCCGGCTGCGCAGGAGCTGCGCCGTGGACACGATGAGCTGGTCGCCGGCGGCGTGCCCGAGGGTGTCGTTGACCTCCTTGAAGTTGTCGAGGTCGATCATCAGCAGCGCGCCGTCGGGGCCGTGGCGTCGGCAGCGCTCGAGGTGACGGGTCAGCTCCTCGTCGAAACGGCGCCGGTTGGCCAGCCCGGTGAGCTCGTCGTGGTCGGCGAGGTGGGCCAGCCGCTGCTCGTAGCGCCGCCGCTCGGAGACGTCGACGACGTTGACGAGGACCAGGTCGTCGGTGTCCTCGTCGCCGACGACGAGCCGGCTGCTGAGCAGCGTGTGGACCTCGCGCCCCTGCGGGGTCGCGAGGCTCCAGTCGGCCTCGACCCGGGTGCCGGGGGCCTCGCGCGCCGCGCGCAGGTGCTCGCGCAGCGTCGTGTCCTTCGGGCAGGCGACGGCGGCGAACGGCGTCCCGACCAGGGTGCCGGCGGGGCGGCCGACCATGGTGCAGAGCGCCTCGTTGACGTCGAGGACGACCCCGTCGGGGGTGAGCAGCGCGACGCCGTACGGCGCGTCGGAGAGCAGCCGCTCGGCGCGCTCCTTGGCGCGCAGCACCTCGCGCTCGTGCGCGCGCTCACGGCTGACGTCCCGGGCGATGACGAGCGCCCGCCGGCCGTCCTCGCCCGGGAGCAGCGGGGTGACCGTGACCTCGTGGGCCGCGTCCGTCCGGCCGCCGCGCAGCTCCGCGGTCCCCTCCACGCCGTCGAAGGCGCCGCGCACGAGGGGCGTGAGCGCGTCAAGGCTGTCGGGCTTGACGAGCTCGGCGAGCGGGTGCCCCTCGGCGCCGGTGAAGCCCTGCGTCACCGCTCCCTCACCGCCGACCGCGACGACCGTCAGGTCCTCGTCGAGCATGAGCACGGTCGTGTCCGGCAGGTGCTGGAGCACGGCGCGCAGGGTGGCCTCGCTGCGGGCGACGGCGCGCTCGGCCTCGACGGAGGCGGTGGAGTCGATGGCGATGCCGAGGCAGCCGGTGACCCGGCCCTGCTCGTCGCGGAGCTCGGTGAGGGCCAGGCGGACGTAGGCCCAGGTGCCGTCAGCGCGCAGCTGGGCCCAGGTGCGCGGCGGGGCGTCCCGGCGCGCCAGCTCGGCGAACACCTCGTGCGGGCGGACGCCGAGCTCGGTGGCGGCGGCGAAGATCTCGGCCGGGTCGTGCAGCGCCTCGCGACGCACCGCGGCGCCGACGATGTGCTCGCAGCGGTGGCCGAGCAGGAGCTCGGCCCCCCGGCTGAACGAGGTGATGACGCCGTGGGTGTCCGAGGCGATGATGCTGCTGAGGTGGGCGGCGCGCATGACCCCGGCCACCTCCGCGTGCGCCTCGCGAGCCCGGGCCGACTCGCGGTGGACCCGCCCCACGACCCGGTGGATCTCCGGGGCGATGAAGACGGTGACGAGCGTCCACATCAGCCCGTGCAGCCAGTCGGTGGGGGAGTAGAGGGGTGGCCCGATGACGAGGATGGGCGCCACGAAGACGACGAGGGTGAGTCCCGAGGACACCCAGACGTCGCGGCGGGTGCCGGTGAGGGCGAGCCAGAGCGAGGGGATCGCGACCAGCGCACCGAGAGGGGAGGCCGACCCTCCCGAGACGTCGCGGGCGACCATGATGGCGAGGAAGCTCAGCCACGGCCCGACCGGGTCGACCCAGGTCCGCCGGTCGCGGCGCAGCGAGATGCCGAGGTAGACCAGGGCGACGGCGTAGCAGACCGGGACGAGCCAGGCGTGATCGCCGCGGTCGCCGTGCGGCGTGACGAGGGCGATGAGCACGCCGATGAGGCCCGTGAGGACGAAGGGCGCGGCGGCACGCGACGTCGCGCGCGGTCGGCTCGGGTCGAGCGGCGGGGCGCCGGTGACCGAGGGTGCCGCGGGCGCGGCGGCACGGACGGTGGGGCGCTTCATGCTCCGAGAATAGTGCAAAGCGGACAATGACCCCATAGTGCACACGGCCCATCACGGGCCTGCGGAGTGTCCCGTCGTCGCCCTCCGGTGGGGCTGCCGTCGGGGGTGCAGGATGGGGCCGTGATCCTGTTCGCGGCCGTCGTCCCGCCTCCGCCGGTCGTGGAGGCGGCCCTCGCGCGGGTCCGGCGGGCGCTCGCGCCGGCGCCCGCGCCGCCGCGTCGCTGGTGGCAGCGCGGTGGCCGCTCCACCGCCGAGGCCGCGCCGCCGATCGAGGTGCTCCCCGCCGACCGCGTGGTGCTCACGGTGGCCCGCTTCGGCAACCTCACGACCCCCGACGCGCACCGGCTCACCTCCGCCCTCGTCGAGGCGGCGACCGACTGGTCGACGCCGACGGTGCGGATCGCCGGCGCCTCGGTGTGGGAGTCCTCGCGCATCCCCCAGCTCGCCCTCGACCTGTCCGGCGACCTCGACGGCCTCCA includes these proteins:
- a CDS encoding GAF domain-containing sensor histidine kinase; amino-acid sequence: MTALDLPLAQEDAVALLTRQTGILERIAVGGPLVGVLTDVATTYEDLVPGSHCSVLLLDRVAGTLRHGAAPTLPTDYSAHIDGMAIGPDAGSCGTAAHTGLPVVADDIRSDPRWARYRSLADAAGLRACWSTPIRGRDGVCGTFAVYHHEPHLPSAREELLVARLTHLASVAIDHDAVVGALAVSEERFRRAFEDNAVGMALTTPQGEVTRVNHALVALLGRPEDELVGAALDDVVVPLAPRRRGARHEEYDATAGSPGGGPLDLVVAASPIMDARGLPRALSVNVLDVTAARAAERERRARAEAEVAAAAAESANRAKTDFVTALGHELRTPLQAITGFTELLATLDLPPDRRAEALRHIGGAAEHILTMVADVLDVSRIETRSLPLSLRDVPVEPVVADVLAMVAPLAAAERVTLHTAPMTTTVLVHADERRVRQILLNLVTNALRYHRPGGRVLVGWSVDEGQVRITVRDNGPGIAREHLGRLFVPFDRLGRDADGGVGLGLPLARGLTEAMAGSLEVHSTPGVGTTVCVDLPAGRG
- a CDS encoding response regulator transcription factor — translated: MRGAASLLVVDDDARVRTVVCWQLEAEGYDVHEAADGYAAWAGIERHRPDLVVLDLSLPGLSGLDLLRRLRAAGDVTPVVVLSGRDGEGDRITGLDLGADDYLVKPFSPGELAARVRSVLRRTVGRDPSGRGATDGQAPRPPATGGGAARLRIDHGTREVEVDGEPVPLTAKEFDLVAFLHAHPRQVFTRAQLLEHVWASSHGWQSEATVTEHVHRLRHKLGPGHLVTVRGVGYRSGP
- a CDS encoding LLM class flavin-dependent oxidoreductase gives rise to the protein MRLGATLVHLDDAAPYDVVRWARRLAAAGFESLWAPHVVGRGPLVPDPFTVLAAAAAVTQDVELGTATVQLPLLHPVDVAHRVLTLRSLCGERLVLGVSPGSTADDYAALDASYGTRFAVFRERAARLRTLLEEGGDGAARVAPRPGGRPAMLLGSWGRNVERAARDFEGWLASGYRTTPDEILAAHERFRAAGGRRAVVCAVPVRDDDDLAALGPTLRRYDAAGVDDAVLLLSPDGPPAEAARARFP
- a CDS encoding acetoacetate--CoA ligase → MASDGSDSRDDSDVLWRPSAERIQGSALRAYLDRLQEREGRPFADHDDLWAWSVEDLDRFWLSIVDHFDVRFSTPWEQVRTDDPMPRTRWFTGGRLSWAEHALRRGDDDATALVVAREGGDPAHEITYGDLRRRVGALAAWLRAAGVRPGETVAAYLPNTEHAVVGVLAAAAVGAVWSCCSPDFGADGTIARLAQLEPVVLLAADGYHWNGRTVDRADVVAELRAALPTLRRTVHVPVAFPDRTGPDGAVPWEDLVREGTDPVFEQVEFSHPLWVLFTSGTTGRPKGLVHSHGGIALEGSKWAGLYCGLRPGERMFTFTSTGWALWNMQLGALTQGASIVLYEGSPGFPPGAVWEVAARTSADVVLLGAAVVTASQASGVSPREAWDLGRLRHLMVSGSALPTAGYHWVAEHVSPDLRIDSTSGGTDISGAFVGANEYSVVRPGRIGGRLAGVDAAAWDDDGRSVVEEVGDLVVTQPMPSMPVHLVDDPDGHRYAESYFDTWPGVWRHGDWVTFHDDGSVSVHGRSDSTLNRQGVRLGSSDFYDVLATLPEIAEALVIGVEQPDDGYWLGLFVVPADGHELDDELRARIVTTLRTRLTPRHVPDEILRAPAVPHTLSGKKLEVPVKKLMRGTPLEKAANVASVDDPETLYWYQRFAAERLGRDG
- a CDS encoding LLM class flavin-dependent oxidoreductase, whose amino-acid sequence is MKLALYLPNFRDHVTIKELEDLTALAEELDFDSVWTLDRIIVPEASDRGEMQFPFGMMMDFPPQMPVIAKGKWFQGMPLIPWLAAKTQKVRIGMSIIDTPYRSPGVLAAELATQDHLSDGRLNVGVGSGWMPEEFAAASVPHLFPRRHGHVRETIEIMQGIWENELFEYHGEFADFELSGFGHQPLQKPGPPIYFSGLKDPARSAKRIARYGLQGWIGIQDSPEDIARWKGAMKEELEKIGKDFPDGFDMCSMIWFTITDEDVDQTPAGKGSNLLVGSARQIEDILKRYQEAGMTMPLLWPPFRDVPTSKTLDDLKRLVEEIMPKVNAEA
- a CDS encoding sensor domain-containing protein; translation: MKRPTVRAAAPAAPSVTGAPPLDPSRPRATSRAAAPFVLTGLIGVLIALVTPHGDRGDHAWLVPVCYAVALVYLGISLRRDRRTWVDPVGPWLSFLAIMVARDVSGGSASPLGALVAIPSLWLALTGTRRDVWVSSGLTLVVFVAPILVIGPPLYSPTDWLHGLMWTLVTVFIAPEIHRVVGRVHRESARAREAHAEVAGVMRAAHLSSIIASDTHGVITSFSRGAELLLGHRCEHIVGAAVRREALHDPAEIFAAATELGVRPHEVFAELARRDAPPRTWAQLRADGTWAYVRLALTELRDEQGRVTGCLGIAIDSTASVEAERAVARSEATLRAVLQHLPDTTVLMLDEDLTVVAVGGEGAVTQGFTGAEGHPLAELVKPDSLDALTPLVRGAFDGVEGTAELRGGRTDAAHEVTVTPLLPGEDGRRALVIARDVSRERAHEREVLRAKERAERLLSDAPYGVALLTPDGVVLDVNEALCTMVGRPAGTLVGTPFAAVACPKDTTLREHLRAAREAPGTRVEADWSLATPQGREVHTLLSSRLVVGDEDTDDLVLVNVVDVSERRRYEQRLAHLADHDELTGLANRRRFDEELTRHLERCRRHGPDGALLMIDLDNFKEVNDTLGHAAGDQLIVSTAQLLRSRVRSTDVVARLGGDEFAVLLVDADRVAAEAVAHSIVDRVREHAATLEGSRRRVTASVGVVTVRAAHDHDVDILALADMTMYDAKDAGRDGVVVLDEDARRQPRTGARMAWKRRIEDALEDGAFELHLQPILDLRSGEIHSAEVLLRLADADELVPPGRFLDVAEQSGLMPALDTWVVERALGLLASLRRLDPLFRLEVNLSGHSIGDDRVERALVEGLRRHDVEPSALILEITETAAVADVERAREFADRMTALGCRFALDDFGAGFGSFYYLKHLVFDYVKIDGEFVANCHRSGIDRTILRSIVGIARDLGKQTVAEFVAEPAILEIVGAEGVDLAQGYDVGRPTTYDDFVARYLPGAATAA
- a CDS encoding 2'-5' RNA ligase family protein, with translation MILFAAVVPPPPVVEAALARVRRALAPAPAPPRRWWQRGGRSTAEAAPPIEVLPADRVVLTVARFGNLTTPDAHRLTSALVEAATDWSTPTVRIAGASVWESSRIPQLALDLSGDLDGLHGIARDVRATVQGLGLFLDRRDFRPSLPVAPLPEGGADDEVAAVAAAVAGEVGEPFTVTHLSLLRQATETSPLLEHARVPLSSDAAGCV